Genomic segment of Leishmania panamensis strain MHOM/PA/94/PSC-1 chromosome 20 sequence:
GCGTCTCGATGCCTGTCGGGTGCTAAGGACCCCGCTGCTCCCGCCGGTAGGCGCGCAAGTTCGTCGTGAAGACGTGGgtcacctccagcagcctCGCAAGGTAGAGCAGCTTCCTCCGCCGCCCCAGCGCCACAATGCGCTCAGGCGTCACAGATAGCGCCACCTCGCCGTCGTCCCTAAGAAGCACCCAGGTGGCTTCGCCATTCACCCTGGTAACGGTCCCCCTCATGCACATGCCCGacagcacagctgcacctcaGCTCGCAGGGTTATTCTCCAGGCTCACCGTCACCCGCATCCCAACACCCACcaagagcggcggcgcagcaccgctacaACGGAGCACAACGGCGTCGCCCACCCTGCCACGCAGAAATATTCTTAACCTGTACACTGCCTTCCACATCCTCGCGACGAGGCGGCCAAGCGCCACAGGACGGTCTTCCACAACGTTGGCCGGCTGCGTGGGGCCCACACCACCCagcgcctctcccccatGCAGTCCCGCAACTCTCGCCGATAGTGTCCAGGCCGCGCCGGGCCGCAGACCCAAGGCCTGCACTCGCAGAGGAGCGTCCGCGCGTAAGATGCGCTGTGGTCGCCAGCGCTACAGCCGGGCGCGCACTCAGAAGACACACAGCCCTCACCCAAGGcagacgctgccgcaccagagggagcggcggcagcaccactcgTACCGCGtgccgcgcacacacaggtgcAGGCGATACCTCTCAGCATTGCGCCGCGCCAATCCACGAGAATCTCTGCCTCTGTCAGCGCATGTAAGCCTTGAGCGTTCGTATGCGGGAGCTTGCGTCCACTtcagcggtgccgcagagacagagagagagggaggggggggtcagagaaagaggaatgAGGTCAGCAagagcctgcgccacccgaaggcacgcacacacatgggCACACATCCAGGCATGCACCGGCACGGCagaaggcgcacacacaacgcagCCCTGGCACTGGCCGCAGCAATACGCTCGGCGTTCCCCCTGCCCGCCCTCTCGGAGAGGAGGGATGGAgtggcaccggcggcagcgacgctgccgggCTGAGCAAGCCGAACACAGCAAGCAAGACTGAGAGGACAGagatgcgggggaggggagggagacataATAGGaaacaaggaaaagaggtTGGGGAACAGAAGAGTGAGggacgcgcgcacacgcgccgccatctccagcGGAGACTGCGGGGAGTGTCCAGAATGCAGGGCAGCGAGACGTCTCGCTCCAACGCCTCACGCCCCTACGGACACGCTCGCCTCACCACGCATGCATTCACAGAGCCCACCCGTCCCGCTGCAGGCACCGCACCGCGCCTGGGTGCCGTGCCTCGCCCTCCGTCGCCACTAGCAGCGTCGCACCACAgcacggcgcggcggctcTCCGCACGGCAGCCCGGCGCACACGGCGGCCTGAAGAGGCGCCGACAGAGGCGCGAGGGAGCGCAGCATagacagcagcacaggagaGGCAGGGGGCACGAGGGCACagcgtgcgcacacgcggcagacagaggggtgggggccAGCGGGACAGTCGCACCGCATAAGGTGGGCGACAGAGGAGGCAAGGTCGCGGggcggcacgtgcgcgccaagaaaaagagagaggggaggaaagacaAAGGAGAGCCTGGAAAGGactgccgcctgcgcctgcaCGCACAGGGCCACACCGTggcggagagcagcgcctcagggtgaggaggtgcagcaggagaagcgtCATACACCTTCCACAGCCCCTGCGACACCACGTCTCCCCATCTCCCTCGCCGGCACCTACACCGGCGACGACCGCGGCGCCATCTCTCTCGTCGCTCGCGTTCTCATCGCGCCAACGGTACGGCGGGCGAGCGTCAGCAGACGCGGCACGCTGCCgagacggcagcaacggGAATGGGcgcggtgggggtggggaggcgaCACGGGGCTTTGTGTCCGCCAAGCACCCGCTCACGGCAGCAGAGCGCAGGCCGCTGTCcgcacaaagagagacgcgcaaAGCGAAAGCAGGGAGGCGCGTGGGGAAGCCACGAATCAGCACTCGCTGTCCCTCGCCTTCGCGCCGACATCAGCTCCGCCGGCGCCTCCACGGGGGCCTCGCACTGGGGCTGTcccgccgtcgccatccaATAATTCTTCGTTACTATCTATAGTTTTACCTCCGTTTGCTTCACCTGGCCACTTTCAGTGGTAACCGTAGTGCAGATTGACAGCAACAAGATGAAGATGTTAATAACATCCAGCACCCACGCTGCCACGAAGAGTGCAAAGCCGGCACCATACACCGTAACACTCTGGAGAGCTGGACATTCTTTACCGTCATCATTAAAATAGCTCCTCACCATGGTAGCCCAGACAATGCACACGGTGATGGCACCCACAATGTTGAGCCCCAGGCATATCCAGCGTAAGATGGAGCCGCAGAACAGCATGATGACGCCCAGGACAAACGCTGCGCCGTACACAAAGATGGAGATGATAGCGAATGCCTCAGCAAGGCGGAAACGAAGCAGGTGGCCGGGACACTCAGACCAGAAATCGCTTATGGGATCGAATAATGTTGAATTACCGGTATCGACCTTGGCTCCCCACAAGGAAATAACTCCGTGAGCGATGGTGTGATTCTTAGTGACGCGAAAAATGCCGATCGGCGTCGCCACCAGTACAAAGATAAACGCGACGAACTGGACGACCGCGTAGAGTAACAGGGGGATATTCAACTCCATTGTCGCAGagtcacagcagcacgcggagagaggtggggcagcggtgcacggCAGAGAAGGTGGCGTAGGAATAGTGGGTgagtgggagagggcgagagcgaGTAGAATCTTCGCACAGCAACGTCGTTCATGCTGCCgcgcgtgagtgtgtgtttgtggtgagagaggggaggcatgaaaggggggggggcgggcgaagaagggggggaggtagagagggagagagatgagaggGGGAAGCTCTGTGACACGACacgccggcagcggagggagaagtggagcagcagcgcagcataGGGAGAGCGGCGGAGCAGGCGACACAGGGCGCCGCGCCCCTGACCGTCGtccgccctcctccgcagagtctcggcagcaacacagtggcgcggcgcacgGGAAGAACGAGAGgcgagagcgtgtgtgcgcgcagacccgcacccgcacgcgTGTCGCAGGTGGGCGTGGcgcgccgctcctctctccacccctcgccgccgtcgcagagaggagcgtgcgtgtgtgcgtgtgtatgtggagGGGCCTCGGTGTGGGTgcaggggtgctgcagctccgccactccccaccccttcccatACGCCTGGAGACCAAACAACACGCAGATGGCGGCAATTCGGTAGAAGtggagaaacacacacacgcacacgctacCACACAGCTACACATGCGTATAcccatcaccaccagcgcACATCCCCGCGCGTCTACAGCCAGCAGCACTGCGAGGCGGTGTGAAACAGCTCGCTGCGAAAGCGCCACGCGTCTGCTACGGGATCGTACAGCACAATGTCCACCAGCGCCGTGCTGCCCGGCGTCGTAGGGACAGGCAATAGAGCAGCCCACAGCGCATGGGGCTGCTCAACACCGAGAGACGTACCACACGGTTGCTCCTGCTTTACTTGTTGTGCTTCACGTACTCCATAAGGCGTGTCATGCTGGCAAAGGAGGCGGATGGGCTCTGGCGCACACTCGGCTCACAGTACGGAGCGGTGCCAGCACGTTTGACCGCCAGGGGCGCGCAGGAAGACGTCGGCGCACAAATTGGATACACAAGACCGCTTCGGCAGCTTTCCGTCTCTCGCTCACCGGGATTGCTAGTGTAATCGCTTGTCCTGTTTGCCTGCTGTGGCGTCTCGGTCTCTAAAGAAGaggccgacgacgacgagtgAGCAACGCCGACGCTTGCTTGGTCCTCAGATCGAAGCCCGTGAACGGCCAGGTGCACCTTCCGGTACAActcctgctggcgctgcttcgACTCGCGCAGACGTGCCTCTCGGGCGCAACGGTTCTGCTCAAACCGCATTTTTGCGGCATCTTCACCGCCGAACGCCAAAGACCCGAACATACCGGGccgcaaaagagaggcgggcACGTACTCTCGTACCACCGCCTTGGGCAGCTTTGACACCGTTATCCTCATGTCCTGCAACGCAGCCGTCACCTGCATCGAGGCAGTCTCCGACGCTCGGATCGCAGGAACACCAGGAACCACAACCGCTACACTCTTGCTGCGAACCGGTTGCTGGTAGTAGTCAGCGTACGTTTCAGTGGTGTGCGGCATCCGGTACCGCGCCTCGTACTCCGTGAGTCGCCTCGCCAAGCCACCACTGCGCTTCTTCCTTGTCTTTTTCCGACCATGCTCTTGTCGTCCGTCCTTATCCTCCGTCGCACGCTTCCTCAAGGACGCACGGTCGGCACGGCGCATCAGCAAGGCCTCAGAAGCGTCACCCAATGCAGGGATGCCACTTGGCAGGCCATGCAGAACGCTAGAGAGCTGCTCTACCGTGGGGGATGGGCCAAGGGCTATCGTGCGCACAGGCGACGCCACCGCGCCGTTGTGAGGTGCACTTACACGTGCCGCGCTGCGTGTGGATGGTGATGTTGAGGCGCGCTTACTGGGCTCACAACGCGCATTCACCACCGTAGCAGGTCGCCCAACATCGGTCGATGAGACAGTGGATCGCTGCGAAGAGGAGCCTCCTGTGGCGCTGTCATTGACTGCCCCAGCGCGACTCGCTCTATCACCTGTACACTGCTCGAGAGCTGGTAAGGCGGTGGTCTGCGTCACCGCCGAAAGTGGTCCTCCCACGGCACGCGAGAGCTCCGGTCTCTCCCGGGAAGGCCTAGCCTGCTTCGGTGGCTTGCTGCTGTTAAGCATTCCCTTGGCATCAGCGTCGCCCAGCAGGCTATCCTCCTTTACCTCCTCCAGGTCTTCTTGCAGCACAATATCCTCCAGCATGGCAAGACGCTCTCGAAGCGACAGGTTCTCGGCGTTGAGCTCTGCCTCGCGACGTTCCACAGCATCCTGTACCCCGCGCGCCGTATCATAGAACTCGCGTAGCTCTGCATTTGCCTGCATCAACTTGGCGAGCATTCCGCACGCGACTACAAGCGAGTCCGCGAGTTCATCCACCTCTTGTCCAGTGGTCACGTCTGCTGCCGTGCTACGGCCAATGGAGCTCGATGGGTCGGCGGGGCGTAGGGAATTGGTGTACAccacaccgctgcagcgctcgcaCACGTTTGCGCGTCCTTCACGCTCTACCAGGGACTTCATCGCCATCTCACGATAGCACCCGACCTCCNNNNNNNNNNNNNNNNNNNNNNNNNNNNNNNNNNNNNNNNNNNNNNNNNNNNNNNNNNNNNNNNNNNNNNNNNNNNNNNNNNNNNNNNNNNNNNNNNNNNNNNNNNNNNNNNNNNNNNNNNNNNNNNNNNNNNNNNNNNNNNNNNNNNNNNNNNNNNNNNNNNNNNNNNNNNNNNNNNNNNNNNNNNNNNNNNNNNNNNNNNNNNNNNNNNNNNNNNNNNNNNNNNNNNNNNNNNNNNNNNNNNNNNNNNNNNNNNNNNNNNNNNNNNNNNNNNNNNNNNNNNNNNNNNNNNNNNNNNNNNNNNNNNNNNNNNNNNNNNNNNNNNNNNNNNNNNNNNNNNNNNNNNNNNNNNNNNNNNNNNNNNNNNNNNNNNNNNNNNNNNNNNNNNNNNNNNNNNNNNNNNNNNNNNNNNNNNNNNNNNNNNNNNNNNNNNNNNNNNNNNNNNNNNNNNNNNNNNNNNNNNNNNNNNNNNNNNNNNNNNNNNNNNNNNNNNNNNNNNNNNNNNNNNNNNNNNNNNNNNNNNNNNNNNNNNNNNNNNNNNNNNNNNNNNNNNNNNNNNNNNNNNNNNNNNNNNNNNNNNNNNNNNNNNNNNNNNNNNNNNNNNNNNNNNNNNNNNNNNNNNNNNNNNNNNNNNNNNNNNNNNNNNNNNNNNNNNNNNNNNNNNNNNNNNNNNNNNNNNNNNNNNNNNNNNNNNNNNNNNNNNNNNNNNNNNNNNNNNNNNNNNNNNNNNNNNNNNNNNNNNNNNNNNNNNNNNNNNNNNNNNNNNNNNNNNNNNNNNNNNNNNNNNNNNNNNNNNNNNNNNNNNNNNNNNNNNNNNNNNNNNNNNNNNNNNNNNNNNNNNNNNNNNNNNNNNNNNNNNNNNNNNNNNNNNNNNNNNNNNNNNNNNNNNNNNNNNNNNNNNNNNNNNNNNNNNNNNNNNNNNNNNNNNNNNNNNNNNNNNNNNNNNNNNNNNNNNNNNNNNNNNNNNNNNNNNNNNNNNNNNNNNNNNNNNNNNNNNNNNNNNNNNNNNNNNNNNNNNNNNNNNNNNNNNNNNNNNNNNNNNNNNNNNNNNNNNNNNNNNNNNNNNNNNNNNNNNNNNNNNNNNNNNNNNNNNNNNNNNNNNNNNNNNNNNNNNNNNNNNNNNNNNNNNNNNNNNNNNNNNNNNNNNNNNNNNNNNNNNNNNNNNNNNNNNNNNNNNNNNNNNNNNNNNNNNNNNNNNNNNNNNNNNNNNNNNNNNNNNNNNNNNNNNNNNNNNNNNNNNNNNNNNNNNNNNNNNNNNNNNNNNNNNNNNNNNNNNNNNNNNNNNNNNNNNNNNNNNNNNNNNNNNNNNNNNNNNNNNNNNNNNNNNNNNNNNNNNNNNNNNNNNNNNNNNNNNNNNNNNNNNNNNNNNNNNNNNNNNNNNNNNNNNNNNNNNNNNNNNNNNNNNNNNNN
This window contains:
- a CDS encoding amastin-like surface protein, putative (TriTrypDB/GeneDB-style sysID: LpmP.20.1095); the encoded protein is MELNIPLLLYAVVQFVAFIFVLVATPIGIFRVTKNHTIAHGVISLWGAKVDTGNSTLFDPISDFWSECPGHLLRFRLAEAFAIISIFVYGAAFVLGVIMLFCGSILRWICLGLNIVGAITVCIVWATMVRSYFNDDGKECPALQSVTVYGAGFALFVAAWVLDVINIFILLLSICTTVTTESGQVKQTEVKL
- a CDS encoding kinesin, putative (TriTrypDB/GeneDB-style sysID: LpmP.20.1100~partially sequenced multicopy gene), which codes for EVGCYREMAMKSLVEREGRANVCERCSGVVYTNSLRPADPSSSIGRSTAADVTTGQEVDELADSLVVACGMLAKLMQANAELREFYDTARGVQDAVERREAELNAENLSLRERLAMLEDIVLQEDLEEVKEDSLLGDADAKGMLNSSKPPKQARPSRERPELSRAVGGPLSAVTQTTALPALEQCTGDRASRAGAVNDSATGGSSSQRSTVSSTDVGRPATVVNARCEPSKRASTSPSTRSAARVSAPHNGAVASPVRTIALGPSPTVEQLSSVLHGLPSGIPALGDASEALLMRRADRASLRKRATEDKDGRQEHGRKKTRKKRSGGLARRLTEYEARYRMPHTTETYADYYQQPVRSKSVAVVVPGVPAIRASETASMQVTAALQDMRITVSKLPKAVVREYVPASLLRPGMFGSLAFGGEDAAKMRFEQNRCAREARLRESKQRQQELYRKVHLAVHGLRSEDQASVGVAHSSSSASSLETETPQQANRTSDYTSNPGERETESCRSGLVYPICAPTSSCAPLAVKRAGTAPYCEPSVRQSPSASFASMTRLMEYVKHNK